From the Desulfovibrio sp. X2 genome, one window contains:
- a CDS encoding STAS domain-containing protein translates to MQVNENKNGDVVVLSVTGRLDSNTSPDFEERLLGRIRDGERKLVLDFGELEYISSAGLRVLLKATREVKAQNGKLVICGARDYIQEVFDLSGFTTVFALAPDLGGAVGQF, encoded by the coding sequence ATGCAGGTGAACGAGAACAAGAACGGGGACGTTGTGGTCCTGTCCGTGACGGGCAGGCTGGATTCCAACACATCTCCGGATTTCGAGGAGCGGCTGCTCGGCCGCATCCGTGACGGAGAGCGAAAGCTGGTGCTGGACTTCGGCGAGCTGGAGTACATCTCGAGCGCCGGACTTCGCGTGCTGCTCAAGGCCACGCGGGAGGTCAAGGCGCAGAACGGAAAGCTGGTCATCTGCGGCGCCCGCGACTACATCCAGGAGGTCTTCGACCTCTCGGGCTTCACCACGGTCTTCGCCCTGGCTCCCGACCTGGGCGGCGCCGTGGGGCAGTTCTAG